The following are from one region of the Rhipicephalus microplus isolate Deutch F79 chromosome 1, USDA_Rmic, whole genome shotgun sequence genome:
- the LOC142768654 gene encoding glycerophosphodiester phosphodiesterase 1-like, giving the protein MWAVSGVTGVEQNIGDSQKNLAVSVYASYFNLVSQSAMVSAYGVAIILVLSCWAVRWCSIPRVDDNMVSEVIFGVKDGDDSQLPPVFGHRGCALDAPENTLAAFKEAKKNNADGIEFDLTFTRDNVAVIFHDDTLERTTNGEGPIDNITFEELRRLDASCKHPLAERFPKERVPTLKEGVEECLRLGMRLIIDVKRYDSRAVEVVDKLFRERPELYRRALVASFYHNFVYSLRRRNPGIVTALTWQPGVLTYEDVNKTRPYHESFFAHMLYTMADWLLDKALHSGFLPYLTGASVVMISDNMMSNKYVNAWYNRGVYVITWTTNNPAAKDFYRQSLRVGVITDTMHPA; this is encoded by the coding sequence ATGTGGGCAGTTAGTGGTGTAACCGGCGTTGAGCAAAATATCGGCGACTCCCAAAAGAACCTCGCTGTGAGCGTGTACGCGTCTTACTTCAACCTGGTTTCGCAAAGCGCGATGGTTTCAGCTTATGGCGTCGCCATCATCCTTGTTCTCAGCTGCTGGGCTGTCCGTTGGTGCTCGATACCGCGCGTCGATGACAACATGGTCTCGGAGGTGATCTTTGGCGTAAAAGACGGCGACGACTCACAGCTGCCCCCCGTCTTCGGGCACCGTGGCTGTGCCCTCGACGCCCCCGAGAACACATTGGCCGCCTTCAAGGAAGCCAAGAAGAACAACGCAGACGGAATCGAGTTCGACCTGACCTTCACGCGAGACAATGTCGCCGTCATCTTCCACGACGACACTCTCGAGCGGACCACCAACGGTGAGGGCCCGATTGACAACATAACCTTCGAGGAGCTGCGTCGGTTGGACGCCTCGTGCAAACACCCGCTCGCCGAGCGGTTTCCCAAGGAGCGCGTCCCCACACTCAAAGAAGGCGTCGAGGAGTGTCTACGCCTAGGCATGCGGCTCATCATTGACGTCAAGAGGTACGACTCCCGTGCTGTTGAGGTGGTCGACAAGCTGTTTCGCGAAAGGCCCGAGCTCTATCGGCGGGCGCTGGTCGCCTCCTTCTATCATAACTTTGTTTACTCACTGCGACGCCGAAATCCGGGAATTGTGACAGCGCTGACTTGGCAGCCGGGAGTCCTGACCTACGAAGACGTGAACAAGACGCGCCCGTACCACGAGTCGTTTTTCGCCCACATGTTGTACACAATGGCAGACTGGCTTCTAGACAAGGCTCTGCATTCCGGTTTTCTACCCTACTTGACCGGTGCATCGGTTGTCATGATTAGCGATAACATGATGAGCAACAAATACGTAAATGCTTGGTATAATCGGGGCGTGTATGTGATTACCTGGACGACAAACAATCCGGCAGCAAAAGACTTTTACCGCCAATCACTCCGGGTGGGCGTCATCACTGACACAATGCACCCGGCTTAA